In the Pseudoliparis swirei isolate HS2019 ecotype Mariana Trench chromosome 19, NWPU_hadal_v1, whole genome shotgun sequence genome, one interval contains:
- the LOC130209291 gene encoding protocadherin alpha-8-like, with protein MEQRRSERRRARGYLVGCVVAVLLWSGASAQSRYSISEEVNEGTVVGNIAKDLGLDKSTLRDRKYRIVSSNADHLFHVNQNDGVLYVSRKIDREEVCAQSSTCLINLKTVLENPLEVHYVDVEVLDINDHSPSFPEKVTTLEIFESVLPGARIPLQHARDPDGGIFSVQQYKLSPNDHFRLEVKDKGEDGKIPFLIVQKSLDREIAERQSLMLTALDGGKPQKSGEMEIIVNILDINDNAPVFSKDVYSVMLDENAPTGTTVIEVNATDLDAGPNGEVVYSFSSIVNHRLLKLFDINPSTGEIIVKGLIDYEERDKYEIEIQASDTGFVPMATQKSVIIKIVDINDNAPVIEVTSFSNSIPEDSRPGTTVALISVNDLDSGLNGKVICSIGEDVPFALSPSLRDKMYSLVTKSPLDRETKSQYDVTIIAKDAGQPSLSSEKTISVVVSDVNDNSPEFSLSPYTFYVTEANEPGASVFSVKAFDRDETENALISYHILRDGSKDNRVTSFLNIHTENGDILALKSFDFESLKTFQFQVVASDSGTPSLSSNVTVNVFILDQNDNAPVILYPVSSNGSAEGVEEVPRNVNAGHLVTKVRAYDADIGYNGWLLFSLQEVTDQSLFGLDRYTGQIRTLRSFTETDEAQHKLVILVKDNGNVSLSATATVMVKVVEPKEAFAAADVKSATKDEEDNNVTFYLMITLGSVSTLFLISIIVLVAMQCSKSTDYTSKYIQEPNYDGTLCHSIQYRSGEKRYMLVGPRMSIGSTIVPGSHANTLMLPDRRTPGEVSPMYDFYN; from the coding sequence ATGGAACAAAGAAGATCCGAGAGACGAAGGGCGAGAGGATATTTGGTCGGCTGCGTGGTTGCGGTGCTTTTGTGGAGCGGAGCTTCTGCGCAATCACGATATTCCATCTCTGAGGAAGTTAACGAAGGAACTGTGGTTGGAAATATAGCAAAGGATCTGGGATTGGATAAAAGCACactgagagacaggaagtatcGGATTGTTTCTAGTAATGCCGATCATCTTTTCCATGTGAATCAGAATGACGGTGTCCTGTATGTGAGCCGTAAAATAGACAGAGAAGAGGTGTGCGCGCAGAGCAGTACGTGTTTAATTAATCTGAAAACCGTGCTAGAAAACCCTCTGGAGGTGCATTATGTTGACGTGGAGGTGCTGGATATAAACGACCATTCTCCAAGTTTCCCTGAGAAAGTGACAACGTTGGAGATTTTCGAGTCTGTGTTACCTGGAGCACGTATTCCTCTACAACACGCACGAGATCCAGACGGTGGTATTTTCTCTGTTCAGCAGTATAAACTCAGCCCAAATGACCACTTTCGTTTGGAAGTTAAAGATAAGGGAGAGGATGGTAAAATACCTTTTTTAATCGTGCAGAAATCTTTAGATAGGGAAATTGCAGAAAGACAGTCACTAATGTTAACAGCACTGGATGGAGGGAAACCTCAAAAATCTGGAGAAATGGAAATTATAGTAAATATTTTGGATATTAATGATAATGCACCTGTTTTCTCTAAAGATGTTTATTCTGTGATGCTGGATGAAAATGCTCCAACCGGCACAACAGTCATTGAAGTGAATGCAACTGATTTAGATGCCGGTCCTAACGGAGAAGTTGTTTACTCATTTAGCAGTATTGTCAATCATAGATTATTAAAACTTTTTGATATAAATCCTTCGACAGGTGAAATAATTGTGAAAGGGTTAATAGATTATGAGGAGAGGGACAAATATGAGATTGAAATTCAAGCATCAGATACAGGATTTGTTCCAATGGCTACACAAAAAAGTGTCATCATTAAGATAGTTGACATTAATGATAACGCACCTGTGATTGAagtgacgtcattttcaaactCCATCCCTGAAGATTCCAGACCTGGAACTACAGTTGCCCTTATTAGTGTAAATGACTTGGACTCTGGTCTCAATGGAAAAGTTATTTGCTCCATAGGTGAGGATGTTCCTTTTGCTTTATCACCATCTTTACGCgacaaaatgtattcattagtCACCAAATCACCTCTAGACAGAGAAACAAAGTCACAATATGATGTGACAATTATTGCAAAAGATGCTGGCCAGCCTTCATTATCATCTGAAAAGACAATAAGTGTTGTGGTGTCAGACGTGAATGACAACAGTCCAGAGTTTTCACTGAGTCCTTATACTTTCTATGTCACTGAAGCTAATGAGCCAGGAGCCTCTGTGTTTTCTGTTAAAGCTTTTGACCGTGATGAGACTGAGAATGCTCTAATATCCTATCATATTCTCAGAGATGGAAGCAAAGATAATAGAGTAACTTCATTTCTCAACATTCATACTGAGAATGGAGATATTTTGGCTCTAAAAAGTTTTGACTTTGAAAGTCTGAAAACGTTCCAGTTCCAAGTTGTCGCCTCAGATTCTGGAACTCCGTCACTCAGCAGCAACGTCACAGTGAACGTGTTCATTCTGGATCAGAACGACAACGCTCCAGTCATCCTGTACCCAGTCAGCTCTAACGGTTCTGCTGAAGGTGTGGAGGAGGTTCCCCGCAATGTGAACGCAGGACACTTGGTGACTAAAGTCAGAGCCTATGACGCTGATATAGGATATAACGGCTGGCTGCTGTTTTCACTGCAGGAAGTGACTGACCAAAGTCTCTTTGGGTTGGACCGCTATACAGGACAGATCAGAACCCTTCGCTCattcacagagacagacgaggCGCAGCATAAACTGGTCATACTGGTGAAAGACAATGGGAACGTGTCCCTCTCAGCAACAGCTACTGTGATGGTCAAAGTTGTGGAGCCCAAAGAGGCTTTTGCTGCCGCTGATGTTAAAAGTGCAacaaaggatgaggaggataatAACGTGACTTTCTACCTGATGATAACTTTGGGCTCAGTTTCAACTCTTTTTCTCATCAGTATCATCGTGCTGGTTGCAATGCAGTGCTCTAAATCCACAGACTACACTTCTAAATATATACAAGAGCCTAATTATGACGGGACCCTGTGTCACAGCATCCAGTACAGATCTGGAGAGAAACGCTACATGCTAGTTGGACCCAGAATGAGTATAGGATCTACTATAGTCCCGGGCAGCCACGCCAACACACTCATGCTGCCTGACAGGAGGACTCCTGGAGAGGTAAGCCCGATGTATGATTTTTATAACTAA